From the genome of Halorussus caseinilyticus, one region includes:
- a CDS encoding type II secretion system F family protein, whose product MSHGSANSPERSADSLADAFYPLFDYLFDEDGDFVDDVETKLAEARMPDTVELYLSRGLAVGVLAGVVLWLLGLVVGYVLFVTGLVDVGVLIGLPVPSEQVAQIINALKIPALVVASGFVFGAIGFTIGFGVIVGIPYMRASEREREINMLLPDAISFMYALSIGGLNQLEILEAMAKADDTYGEVAREFQSIVQETEYFDTDYRTAIRKRSLETPSDELGQFLTDMLSIVNSGGDMSDFLDDKKDKHMRTAKQEQEMTLETLELFGEMYMTLSLFPLLLIIILVIMSMLGEAQESMLYATVYGLIPLTGAGFLVLVSTVKQDDPGDGYLNPADGGDRLEATTGAGLLHLGLIEKYVGEFSVFDRIKSREGTYETVALLKRPHIFFREHPLFILGLTFPASLVLVGNAVWTGAAPRNFQDMVAQPIWGTFIYVYVPVYVNFLPLAIFHTWNVRSRKAVVDKLSDNLRKLSSANDTGLTLLESIRTVADTSSGKLADEFDVIHAKVEYGMSLKAALIEFNNRYHIPRLARTVKLVSKAQEASSQITAVLSTAAQASENQDDIARERKSRSRMQVVIIIMTYLTLLAVMAILKVKFLDVMAGLAGQASSSGGGAGASQFGGGIDTKLLSMLFFHAVTLQAVLSGFIAGYIRDASLMSGVKFAVVLPTVALLTFAFI is encoded by the coding sequence ATGAGTCACGGGAGCGCGAACTCCCCCGAGCGGTCGGCCGACTCGCTGGCCGACGCGTTCTACCCGCTGTTCGACTATCTGTTCGACGAGGACGGCGACTTCGTGGACGACGTGGAGACCAAACTCGCCGAGGCGCGGATGCCCGACACGGTGGAACTGTACCTCTCCCGAGGGCTGGCAGTCGGCGTCCTCGCGGGAGTCGTCCTCTGGTTGCTCGGTCTGGTCGTGGGTTACGTCCTGTTCGTGACCGGTCTCGTGGACGTTGGAGTCCTCATCGGCCTGCCGGTGCCCAGCGAGCAAGTGGCGCAGATTATCAACGCGCTCAAAATCCCGGCGCTCGTGGTGGCAAGCGGCTTCGTCTTCGGCGCAATCGGGTTCACCATCGGGTTCGGCGTCATCGTCGGGATTCCGTACATGCGGGCCAGCGAGCGCGAACGGGAGATAAACATGCTGTTGCCCGACGCCATCTCGTTCATGTACGCCCTCTCCATCGGGGGGTTGAACCAGTTGGAGATTCTGGAGGCGATGGCGAAGGCCGACGACACCTACGGCGAGGTGGCCCGCGAGTTCCAGTCCATCGTCCAAGAGACCGAGTACTTCGACACCGACTACCGGACCGCGATTCGCAAGCGGTCGCTGGAGACGCCGAGCGACGAGTTGGGCCAGTTTCTGACCGACATGCTCTCCATAGTCAACTCCGGGGGCGACATGAGCGACTTCTTGGACGACAAGAAGGACAAGCACATGCGGACCGCCAAGCAGGAACAGGAGATGACGCTGGAGACGCTGGAGTTGTTCGGCGAGATGTACATGACCCTCTCGCTGTTTCCCCTGCTTCTCATCATCATCCTCGTCATCATGTCGATGCTCGGGGAGGCCCAAGAGTCGATGCTCTACGCGACGGTGTACGGGTTGATTCCGCTGACGGGTGCCGGGTTCCTCGTGCTGGTCTCGACGGTCAAGCAGGACGACCCCGGCGACGGCTACCTCAACCCCGCAGACGGCGGGGACCGACTCGAAGCCACGACCGGCGCGGGTCTGCTCCACCTCGGTCTCATCGAGAAGTACGTCGGCGAGTTCTCGGTCTTCGACCGCATCAAGAGCAGGGAGGGGACCTACGAGACGGTGGCGCTGTTGAAGCGACCCCACATCTTCTTCCGGGAACACCCGCTTTTCATCCTCGGGTTGACGTTCCCGGCGTCGCTGGTGCTGGTCGGAAACGCAGTGTGGACCGGCGCGGCACCCCGGAACTTTCAGGATATGGTCGCTCAGCCGATTTGGGGGACGTTCATCTACGTCTACGTCCCGGTGTACGTCAACTTCCTTCCCCTCGCAATCTTCCACACGTGGAACGTCCGGTCGCGGAAGGCGGTCGTAGACAAACTCTCGGACAACCTCCGGAAGCTGTCGTCGGCCAACGACACCGGACTGACCCTGTTGGAGTCGATTCGTACCGTCGCGGACACCTCGTCAGGTAAACTCGCCGACGAGTTCGACGTGATTCACGCCAAGGTCGAGTACGGGATGAGTCTGAAGGCGGCGCTCATCGAGTTCAACAACCGGTACCACATCCCGCGACTCGCCCGGACGGTCAAACTGGTCTCGAAGGCACAGGAGGCCTCCAGCCAGATTACGGCGGTTCTCTCGACTGCGGCCCAAGCCAGCGAGAATCAGGACGACATCGCCCGCGAGCGCAAGTCTCGTTCGCGGATGCAGGTCGTCATCATCATCATGACCTACCTCACCCTGCTGGCGGTGATGGCCATCCTGAAGGTGAAGTTCCTCGACGTGATGGCGGGTCTGGCCGGGCAAGCCTCGTCGTCGGGCGGCGGCGCGGGAGCCTCGCAGTTCGGCGGCGGCATCGACACGAAACTCCTGTCGATGCTGTTCTTCCACGCCGTGACCCTGCAAGCGGTCCTCTCGGGGTTCATCGCGGGCTACATCCGGGACGCCTCGCTCATGTCTGGCGTGAAGTTCGCCGTGGTACTGCCGACAGTCGCACTCCTGACCTTCGCGTTCATCTAA
- a CDS encoding DUF7287 family protein produces MSGLSASFAGDSRRSNARAQTSVDFVVGMSVFLLTVAFVVGFLPGVFEPFTASGEGDVLASDRTASLLAEQLLADPETPGALNATCTAEFFSESDDGRIDECRFDADAGDLGTALGVSPTTAVNVTIEENGTVRSAGGVTLDAGPTPPESESVVVSRRVVLLGGEESDLYVRVW; encoded by the coding sequence CTGAGCGGTCTCTCCGCCAGTTTCGCCGGGGATTCCCGACGCTCGAACGCCCGAGCGCAGACCAGCGTCGATTTCGTGGTCGGGATGAGCGTCTTCCTGCTGACGGTGGCGTTCGTCGTCGGGTTCCTCCCCGGCGTCTTCGAACCGTTCACCGCCAGCGGGGAGGGCGACGTGCTGGCGAGCGACCGGACCGCGAGTCTGTTGGCCGAGCAGTTGCTCGCCGACCCCGAGACGCCGGGCGCGCTGAACGCCACCTGTACCGCCGAGTTCTTCTCGGAGAGCGACGACGGTCGAATCGACGAGTGTCGGTTCGACGCCGACGCCGGGGACCTCGGGACCGCGCTCGGAGTGAGTCCGACGACGGCGGTCAACGTCACTATCGAGGAGAACGGCACCGTTCGCTCGGCCGGGGGCGTCACCCTCGACGCGGGACCGACGCCGCCCGAGTCCGAGAGCGTGGTCGTCTCGCGCCGAGTCGTCCTGCTCGGCGGCGAGGAGAGCGACCTCTACGTGAGGGTGTGGTAG
- a CDS encoding DUF7288 family protein, whose translation MSDDTSRGRGPARGRGQVHTLEAFTAALLVVSGVLFALQTTAVTPLTASTSNQHVENQHRTAASDLLASAAQNRTLRPAVTYWDPAQGAFVNATGRGYYANGGPPNAFGDALNQTFGNLSATGRRIAYNVYVRYRTPGNATRRQTMVYMGSPSDNAATATRTVALYDDTSLSGAAGNVSAANFYAPDAARNSSLYNVVEVQIVVWQM comes from the coding sequence GTGAGCGACGACACCTCTCGCGGCCGTGGACCTGCCCGCGGTCGCGGGCAGGTCCACACGCTCGAAGCGTTCACGGCGGCCCTGCTGGTGGTCTCGGGCGTCCTCTTCGCGCTTCAGACGACCGCGGTGACGCCGCTGACCGCCAGCACGTCGAACCAGCACGTCGAGAACCAACACCGGACCGCGGCCAGCGACCTGCTGGCGTCGGCGGCACAGAACCGGACGCTCCGGCCCGCGGTGACCTACTGGGACCCCGCGCAGGGCGCGTTCGTCAACGCGACGGGGCGGGGGTACTACGCCAACGGCGGACCGCCCAACGCCTTCGGGGACGCGCTGAACCAGACGTTCGGGAACCTCTCGGCGACCGGGCGGCGCATCGCCTACAACGTCTACGTCCGGTATCGGACGCCCGGCAACGCGACCCGGCGACAGACGATGGTGTACATGGGGTCGCCGAGCGACAACGCCGCCACCGCGACCCGGACCGTCGCGCTGTACGACGACACGTCGCTGTCAGGCGCGGCAGGGAACGTCTCTGCGGCGAACTTCTACGCGCCCGACGCCGCACGAAACTCGTCGCTGTACAACGTCGTGGAGGTGCAAATCGTCGTATGGCAGATGTGA
- a CDS encoding DUF7261 family protein, with translation MADVRFDPRPPAGDRGRSGDGGRDRGQLILVTGLAIAVMLVALVLLLNTVIYTQNLATRGAEIEDTEAVTYRHEVVTGVGGVVDAENREGYDTRSKVENNVTEAIARFDDVTAGYRAERGTVARVETDSLALTDGTLLYQTNASRNFTSAAGGSSDWELADDVGNARRVRLSVSGENLSDGRSGSFHVRLAGAGGTDWRVYLYNDSSDDIAVAVKNGTDSPEVACTTDGPRATVDLTRGTLNGSACPKLVWATDLTEPYRIEFRNGEEATGTYELTADESGGATDVASGNFAGAGSVGSPRAVPAVYAAEFDIHFETPNLAFHTTVRVARGEPA, from the coding sequence ATGGCAGATGTGAGATTCGACCCGAGACCGCCCGCGGGCGACCGCGGGCGGTCCGGAGACGGCGGACGCGACCGGGGCCAGTTGATACTCGTGACCGGACTGGCCATCGCGGTGATGCTGGTCGCACTGGTACTGCTTTTGAACACCGTCATCTACACCCAGAACCTCGCCACGCGGGGGGCCGAAATCGAGGACACCGAGGCGGTCACGTACCGCCACGAGGTCGTCACCGGCGTCGGCGGCGTCGTGGACGCCGAGAACCGGGAGGGGTACGACACCCGGTCGAAAGTCGAGAACAACGTCACCGAGGCCATCGCTCGGTTCGACGACGTGACCGCGGGCTACCGCGCCGAACGAGGGACCGTCGCGCGCGTCGAGACCGACTCGCTGGCGCTGACCGACGGGACCCTGCTCTACCAGACCAACGCCTCGCGGAACTTCACCAGCGCCGCGGGCGGGTCGAGCGACTGGGAACTCGCCGACGACGTGGGCAACGCCCGTCGCGTCCGGTTGTCGGTCTCCGGCGAGAACCTCTCGGACGGCCGGTCGGGGTCGTTCCACGTCAGACTCGCCGGTGCGGGCGGCACCGACTGGCGGGTCTACCTCTACAACGACAGTAGCGACGACATCGCCGTCGCGGTCAAGAACGGCACCGACTCGCCCGAAGTCGCGTGTACGACCGACGGACCGCGGGCGACGGTGGACCTCACCCGCGGGACGCTGAACGGGTCGGCGTGCCCGAAACTCGTCTGGGCGACCGACCTCACCGAGCCCTACCGAATCGAGTTCCGGAACGGCGAGGAGGCCACCGGCACCTACGAGTTGACCGCCGACGAGTCGGGCGGCGCGACGGACGTGGCGTCCGGCAACTTCGCCGGGGCCGGGTCCGTGGGGTCGCCGCGGGCGGTCCCGGCGGTGTACGCCGCCGAGTTCGATATTCACTTCGAGACGCCGAATCTCGCGTTCCACACGACGGTCCGAGTCGCGCGGGGTGAGCCAGCATGA
- a CDS encoding DUF7266 family protein: MRDGLRADDRGVSVTVNYALNLVVATLLIGGVLTATGGMVEDRRESAVRTELSVVGERIATDLMAADRLAEVGRGDETVAVSMTLPERVAGTRYDVTIDATATDSTIVLQSNTPEVTVRVEFHNATAVQSTTVRGGDLRIELNAGAAPDRLEVTNP; encoded by the coding sequence ATGAGGGACGGACTTCGCGCCGACGACCGCGGCGTCTCGGTCACGGTCAACTACGCGCTCAATCTCGTGGTGGCGACCCTACTCATCGGCGGGGTGCTGACCGCGACGGGCGGGATGGTAGAGGACCGCCGGGAGTCGGCGGTCCGGACCGAACTCTCGGTGGTGGGCGAGCGCATCGCCACCGACCTGATGGCCGCCGACAGACTCGCGGAAGTCGGCCGCGGCGACGAGACGGTGGCGGTGTCGATGACGCTCCCCGAGCGAGTCGCGGGCACGCGCTACGACGTGACCATCGACGCGACGGCGACGGACTCGACCATCGTCCTCCAGTCGAACACGCCCGAGGTGACGGTCCGGGTCGAGTTCCACAACGCGACCGCGGTCCAATCGACCACGGTCCGGGGCGGCGACCTCCGAATCGAGTTGAACGCCGGGGCCGCGCCCGACCGACTGGAGGTGACGAACCCGTGA
- a CDS encoding DUF7289 family protein has protein sequence MSRNCDLLDRRGVSETIGFVFVFALVTASIGVVYTTGIGGLEDAREDEQLTNAVRAFDVLADNVGDVTSEGAPSRATELKLSGASVGFGDPVGITVQVNDTDSDANLTYTQTTRPLVYDAPAGQVVYSAGATFRVDGGDAAMRSEPGLVVTDRQSVVPLVVTYPASDSGGVGGSSTVLVVAHRQSVELGGRFDTGPDPADEARVNVTVNSPRAAAWGRYFESLGMSPPNSNPAAADPSDGEVTYQFFTDRLLVPESVVEFEIAG, from the coding sequence GTGAGCAGAAACTGCGACCTGCTGGACCGCCGCGGGGTCAGCGAGACCATCGGCTTCGTGTTCGTGTTCGCGCTCGTGACCGCCTCCATCGGCGTGGTCTACACCACCGGTATCGGCGGACTGGAGGACGCCCGCGAGGACGAGCAACTCACCAACGCGGTCCGGGCGTTCGACGTGCTTGCCGACAACGTGGGCGACGTGACCAGCGAGGGCGCGCCGAGTCGGGCGACCGAACTCAAACTCTCGGGCGCGAGCGTCGGGTTCGGCGACCCGGTGGGAATAACGGTGCAGGTCAACGACACCGACAGCGACGCCAACTTGACCTACACCCAGACCACCCGGCCGCTGGTGTACGACGCACCGGCCGGACAGGTGGTGTACTCGGCGGGCGCGACGTTCCGGGTGGACGGGGGCGACGCCGCGATGCGGTCCGAACCCGGACTGGTCGTCACGGACCGCCAGTCGGTCGTTCCGCTGGTCGTAACCTACCCCGCGTCCGACTCGGGCGGCGTGGGCGGGAGTTCGACGGTACTGGTGGTCGCCCACCGACAGTCGGTCGAACTCGGCGGTCGGTTCGACACCGGCCCGGACCCCGCGGACGAGGCCCGAGTCAACGTCACGGTGAACTCGCCGCGAGCGGCGGCGTGGGGCCGGTACTTCGAGTCGCTGGGGATGTCGCCGCCGAACTCGAACCCGGCGGCCGCGGACCCGAGCGACGGGGAAGTGACCTACCAGTTCTTCACCGACCGCCTGCTCGTTCCGGAGTCGGTGGTGGAGTTCGAGATAGCGGGGTGA
- a CDS encoding DUF7289 family protein: protein MTGRRSPNARADGESKRTRGQSEVLGVVLLLAITITGTGLIVAFGSSALDDSKQSSEIDSAEHAMTQLDSKASLVGIGSSPTQSVSLGVDSATVENRTGWMRVRVVNRTDGTTEHVVMNQTLGAIAYRNGDTRIAYQGGGVWKRTDNGSTMVSPPEFHYRGTTLTLPLVAVNGSESLGGRVRVTGDGDTDAKFPKKGNPDFRNPLTNGEVNVTVRSEYYEAWGRFFEQRTGGSVTYHHPDDRVTITLVVPTRTRNVTNALAGTTPDEMTIQGAGGSSFTDSYNSSTGAYPGSPSPPYEGTIVTKGSVELTGGAEIYGDLRTGGGTVDFGGGVAVHGNLSYGGTASCNGGPPGSDCSAVNGWQSGNGTAPDISPIGDMVQGKVTTYSKSSNNDNGGVTAINESTDTWNDSESTLTLPDGAYFVSNDDLDSSQTLELDNTGGDITLVVDDDIVWNDVNVEVTDPNGGMVKLYTSGSRFHVVGGTVGDTTTHRSPVFRVYAGPGLEVRLDDHAKFVGLIYAPGTDTNPGAITVRTQADLYGGIVGGGDTLLKAGGSIHFDRALESVDPVVGAAQNVPRLTYLHISVSHVNVTSV, encoded by the coding sequence ATGACCGGTCGGCGGAGTCCGAACGCGAGGGCAGACGGGGAGTCGAAGCGCACGCGCGGTCAGTCGGAAGTACTCGGCGTCGTTCTGTTGCTCGCCATCACCATCACGGGGACGGGACTCATCGTCGCGTTCGGGTCGTCGGCACTGGACGACTCGAAGCAGTCGTCGGAAATCGACAGCGCCGAACACGCGATGACCCAACTCGACTCGAAGGCGAGTCTGGTCGGCATCGGTTCTTCGCCCACCCAGAGCGTCTCGCTGGGCGTCGATAGCGCCACCGTCGAGAACCGGACGGGATGGATGCGCGTCCGAGTCGTCAACCGGACCGACGGGACCACCGAACACGTCGTCATGAACCAGACGCTCGGCGCAATCGCCTACCGGAACGGCGATACCAGAATCGCGTATCAGGGCGGCGGCGTCTGGAAGCGAACCGACAACGGGAGTACGATGGTGTCGCCGCCGGAGTTCCACTACCGGGGGACCACCCTCACGCTTCCGCTGGTCGCGGTCAACGGGAGCGAGTCGCTCGGCGGTCGGGTCCGAGTCACCGGCGACGGCGACACTGACGCGAAGTTTCCCAAGAAGGGCAACCCCGACTTCCGGAACCCCCTCACGAACGGCGAGGTGAACGTCACGGTTCGGAGCGAGTACTACGAGGCGTGGGGTCGGTTCTTCGAGCAACGGACCGGCGGGTCGGTGACGTACCATCACCCGGACGACCGCGTGACCATCACGCTGGTCGTGCCCACGCGGACGCGCAACGTCACGAACGCGCTGGCGGGAACCACGCCCGACGAGATGACGATTCAGGGCGCTGGCGGGTCGTCGTTCACCGATAGCTACAACTCCTCTACGGGCGCGTATCCGGGAAGTCCGTCCCCGCCTTACGAGGGAACCATCGTCACGAAGGGGAGCGTCGAACTGACCGGCGGGGCCGAGATATACGGCGACCTGCGGACCGGCGGCGGCACCGTGGACTTCGGCGGCGGGGTCGCGGTCCACGGCAACCTCTCGTACGGCGGGACGGCCAGTTGCAACGGCGGCCCGCCGGGGAGCGACTGTAGCGCGGTGAACGGATGGCAGTCCGGAAACGGGACGGCCCCGGACATCAGTCCCATCGGCGACATGGTACAGGGGAAAGTCACGACCTACAGCAAGTCCTCGAACAACGACAACGGCGGCGTCACGGCCATCAACGAGAGTACCGACACGTGGAACGACTCCGAATCGACGCTGACGCTCCCCGACGGCGCGTACTTCGTCTCGAACGACGACCTCGACTCCTCCCAGACGCTCGAACTCGACAACACCGGCGGGGACATCACGCTGGTCGTGGACGACGACATCGTATGGAACGACGTGAACGTCGAAGTGACCGACCCCAACGGCGGGATGGTGAAACTCTACACCAGCGGTTCGAGGTTCCACGTCGTCGGCGGCACCGTCGGCGACACGACCACCCACCGGTCGCCCGTCTTCCGGGTGTACGCCGGGCCGGGTCTCGAAGTGAGACTCGACGACCACGCGAAGTTCGTCGGTCTCATCTACGCGCCGGGCACCGACACCAATCCGGGCGCGATTACGGTCCGAACGCAGGCGGACCTCTACGGCGGCATCGTCGGCGGCGGCGACACCCTCCTGAAAGCGGGCGGGTCGATTCACTTCGACCGCGCACTGGAATCCGTGGACCCCGTGGTCGGCGCGGCCCAGAACGTCCCGCGCCTGACGTACCTCCACATCAGCGTCTCCCACGTCAACGTCACGAGTGTTTAG
- a CDS encoding HalOD1 output domain-containing protein, which yields MYDPSLINGSNEMSMSRKNIDPVEIESTSENGDYTSTYVFDISDHMLAGEVCTGLALALGETLDRDPAQMTPLSSVVDCDALQMLFHTRRYGDLRDEVSVSFPYDVYEVTVHSGGRVVVQG from the coding sequence ATGTACGACCCTTCCTTGATAAACGGTAGCAACGAAATGAGCATGTCGAGAAAGAACATCGACCCTGTGGAAATCGAATCTACGTCCGAAAACGGCGACTATACCTCTACCTACGTCTTCGACATCAGCGACCACATGCTCGCCGGAGAGGTGTGTACCGGCCTCGCGCTCGCGCTCGGGGAGACACTCGACCGAGACCCGGCCCAGATGACGCCGCTTAGTTCCGTCGTAGACTGTGACGCACTCCAGATGCTGTTCCACACCCGACGCTACGGCGACTTGCGCGACGAGGTGTCGGTGTCGTTCCCCTACGACGTGTACGAGGTCACGGTTCATTCGGGCGGTAGAGTCGTCGTGCAGGGGTAA
- the eif1A gene encoding translation initiation factor eIF-1A has translation MSEDSGRRNLRMPDDSEQFAIVTEMLGKNRVRLRCNDGVERMGRIPGRMRKRIWIRRDDIVLCEPWDWQDEKADIEWRYDGSAQDQLRQEGHINV, from the coding sequence GTGAGTGAAGATTCTGGGCGACGGAACCTCCGTATGCCCGACGATTCGGAGCAGTTCGCTATCGTAACCGAGATGCTCGGCAAGAACCGAGTGCGCCTCCGCTGTAACGACGGCGTAGAGCGCATGGGCCGGATTCCGGGCCGGATGCGAAAGCGAATCTGGATTCGACGCGACGACATCGTGCTGTGCGAACCGTGGGACTGGCAGGACGAGAAGGCAGACATCGAGTGGCGCTACGACGGGTCCGCGCAGGACCAGTTGCGGCAAGAAGGCCACATCAACGTCTAA
- a CDS encoding type II toxin-antitoxin system VapC family toxin has product MMAFDTLFLLDYLDGKEATQEFLEEHADKPFFAPQLALFEVYRGAARNGGREQIERVSNGLDWVEPLPMTDATAREAALVEAELLDTGNRINLGDVLIAGICRHNGARIVTRDDHFERVQELDVLAY; this is encoded by the coding sequence ATGATGGCGTTCGACACCTTGTTTCTGTTGGACTACCTCGACGGCAAGGAAGCCACACAGGAATTTCTGGAGGAACACGCCGATAAGCCGTTTTTCGCGCCGCAGTTGGCACTCTTCGAGGTGTACCGAGGCGCGGCGCGAAACGGCGGGCGCGAGCAAATCGAGCGGGTTTCGAACGGTCTCGATTGGGTCGAACCATTACCGATGACCGACGCGACTGCGCGAGAGGCCGCGCTGGTCGAGGCCGAACTCCTCGACACCGGGAATCGAATCAACCTCGGTGACGTACTCATCGCGGGTATCTGTCGCCACAACGGTGCGCGAATCGTCACTCGTGACGACCATTTCGAGCGAGTCCAGGAACTCGACGTGCTGGCGTACTGA
- a CDS encoding antitoxin VapB family protein, with protein MGTKSLTITEEAYDRLKEHKRDEESFTDTILRLTGSDRDVMKGFGMMSDVEGFREAVEDTRDDLDADLRERDSR; from the coding sequence ATGGGGACGAAGAGTCTGACCATCACCGAAGAGGCCTACGACCGACTCAAGGAACACAAGCGCGACGAAGAGAGTTTCACCGACACGATTCTCCGACTCACCGGAAGCGACCGCGACGTGATGAAGGGGTTCGGTATGATGAGCGACGTAGAAGGGTTCCGCGAGGCCGTCGAAGACACCCGCGACGACCTCGACGCCGACCTTCGGGAGCGCGATAGTCGATGA
- a CDS encoding 30S ribosomal protein S15, with translation MARMHTRRRGSSDSDKPVADEPPEWSDVDEDEIVDRVVELAEQGHTPSEIGLKLRDEGVKGTPVPDVKLATGKKVTEILEENDADGDLPEDLRNLMERAVRLREHMDANPQDAQNKRALQNTQSKVRRLVDYYRGDELDADFTYSYETAKELLEA, from the coding sequence ATGGCACGAATGCACACCCGCCGCCGCGGTTCGTCCGACTCGGACAAACCGGTGGCAGACGAACCCCCGGAGTGGAGCGACGTAGACGAAGACGAAATCGTGGACCGCGTGGTCGAACTGGCCGAACAGGGTCACACCCCGAGCGAAATCGGCCTGAAGCTACGCGACGAGGGCGTGAAGGGCACGCCCGTCCCCGACGTGAAACTGGCGACCGGCAAGAAAGTCACCGAGATTCTCGAAGAGAACGACGCCGACGGTGACCTGCCGGAGGACCTCCGCAACCTGATGGAGCGGGCCGTCCGCCTGCGCGAACACATGGACGCCAACCCGCAGGACGCCCAGAACAAGCGGGCGCTCCAGAACACCCAGTCGAAGGTCCGCCGTCTCGTGGACTACTACCGCGGCGACGAACTCGACGCCGACTTCACGTACTCCTACGAGACCGCCAAGGAACTCCTCGAAGCGTAA
- a CDS encoding KEOPS complex subunit Pcc1, with amino-acid sequence MTGTQSEPNESAGRSATIRSELDDAAILAASVRPDNTPEIDTRVERDGEGVETVVTTVERETTGGLRTTVDDYVVNLTVAQKVVQAGKRHANADTDDKS; translated from the coding sequence GTGACCGGGACCCAATCGGAACCCAACGAGTCGGCCGGTCGCTCGGCGACGATTCGGAGCGAACTCGACGACGCCGCGATTCTCGCGGCGTCGGTTCGGCCCGACAACACGCCCGAAATCGACACCCGCGTCGAACGCGACGGCGAGGGCGTCGAGACGGTCGTCACGACCGTCGAGCGCGAGACGACCGGCGGACTCCGGACCACGGTGGACGATTACGTCGTAAACCTCACGGTAGCGCAGAAAGTCGTACAGGCAGGAAAACGACACGCGAACGCAGACACAGACGATAAATCCTAA